The window ttttttagtcttttatataaggtcgtaaggggggcaaacattgaggacaaattttgatattaatgaaagcttttgctgctcttcttctacattgaagatttttgtcttgtgtttgatcgaGGCTTGGTGGGATCGGTgcttgatccgattgacaccttgcggtgtgaagcccgggtggttcttttgaagctttccttcaagttctttgaagatctccttcaatttcaaaatcaagactcaagaattattcaagatcctctaaccaactgaccaactgagctgcccttgcaacaatagtaagtttgaatcatcccatcaatatccattcttctcctaatcctccaaagcaccccaaaaccctaattttcccacccatctcCCAAAACTCTTAACAAACGATTCAGCTAACAACACCTTCACATAATTGGATCAAGTATTCTCTTGCCCAATTGGAATACTCGAACCAAGCTGTTtccccattaccccattcaaaccacaacattccacctatttctggagatcatcccattacccaaattcttcacagaccaatccaaccatcagaaacacaccatacctgaatcgaatttcattccctacactaggaataatcaatccaaaccctagccccaaattccatcactctaaaccctagatcctttCAATTTCCACTTCCAAAAACCCGTAACCCTAATTTTCACCTAAAACCTTATTTTGACCTATTCAGCCTTCCTATTCatatcagatcctggtttactggctcctagttggtctcctaccaatctaggactacataaCTCTCCTTAAACCGTAGAACCAGATAAAACACTCCAATGGAGTTTTATTTCCTTCTGGTTTTTCCTTTGGGAGTTGCTGGTTTGTCCAGAGGTTGGAGACGATGTGTCCCTCTCACCTTCTTTTAGATGGTACcttctttttaggttttaattAATAGCCCTTAACTCATATTCCTGAAACtacctccacctccctctattctTGTTAGTTTTTCTTTACCTGTTATTTGTTGTTTAACCATAATTATCCCTCTCTTCCATTAACTCAGTTTTGTACCCTACCTTAATTAATAGCCCTTAACTCATATTCCTGAAACTACCAACACCTCCCTCCATTCTTGTTAGTTTTTCTTTACCTGTTATTTGTTGTTTTACCATAGTTATCCCTCTCTTCCATTAACTCAGTTTTGTCCCCTACCTTAAATTTGCTTCCAAGCTTGTCCCTAATCAATAAATAATAATCCTTTTGCATCCCTCATTCTTTACTTACCTAACAGTCCCTTAGAAAGTTCTGGTTATTGAAAAATTGCCAGTGCCCTTCTATTTCTTAGATTTTGTTCGAtcgggtgggcccataagcaatCCGAGTAGGGTTTTCGAACCCCGAATCCgcatcaattggtatcagacCGAAATCCTTTATTTCCGATGATATTCGATCGTGAATTTATTACTCTTTTATAGCGGTTTGTGAAGGAATTTCAGGATGGATTGTCTGATATCAAATCGGACTTCCGGGATCTTCGGTCAGATTTGCGAGAGTCTACCAAAAATATCAAACGCACTTGTGATAAAGTGTGCAGCGTGCTAAATATCTTAGAGGACGGATCAATGATAATAGAAAatgatgtagatcgaaatatgaagaaaagacCAAACATTGGTCACGGTactattcatgtgaacagtatcacagcccatatttgccttgtgtggggatgctttttagaagatcttgtgggcccatcaagtggagaacgattctatcctaatgctgccaaagtttagtttctattttcatatttagaaagtaggcttaagtttctaatttcaatttgttactatttgtattttgttctctaaaatagaagtttctatttgATGTATGGCAGCTAGATTTtatagaagtttctattttataggttttatgaaTTAGTAGTTTCTTTGTCtagatttatttagtttcttcATTAGATTGGGACTGGGCTGCTTTGTAAttgggttattataaataagagtatGAGGCTGAGTAGAGAaggacagagattgaagaaaaaagagttATGGTTGAGGTTGTGAGATGTGGCAACGGTGACAGACCATGGGTGAGAGGCcctaggttagaggatgaataggatgtaaacggatagaaTTCGGTCacatagtggcattatcatattcgtatccgattatattcgaaCGGATTCAGATAACATCCTCTTAGTTttcaaacggattcggataatatcctatccgttttgttgatgagggtaAGGCCGTAAGGGTTGAGAATTGAGAGTTCagaaactaccctttcttctactccttCTTACgtttcttagtctttgattccatgtatctcagtgcataaaacaatatatacaaaccaatagaaaatctagaaaaataatcacattaccttaacttataaaattataaaaataagaaaacaaaatccaataaggtaacttaatcggatagacgaacacagatatatttcagacattttattaccATTGGATTGTTAaatgaatcggataataatcgatcgaatagggggattatcatattcgtatccgattagttttcggacggattcggattctcttaAACGGAAACGAACACAGATCGAATAcagattttcgaatatccattgACATCCTGAATAATGGGCTAAGAGAGCTGATCCTATcccccccttctatatcccttcTTCATATTCCTAtcctttttatgtttctttcatatgtaaacaaaaaaaaaataaagcaataaagTTTCAGTTATATTCAATTTGTTCTTCCTTGTTGTGTTGATcttggctgcaatcgatctctcacTGGTTCTTCACTGGTTCGAGGTCGATTTTTGCATTAGAAAAGGTGGACAACGAAAGTGACGGTCAAGCAGAAGTGCACGGTCCGATCAAACTCGTAGTTGAAGAGTTGATCGACGGTCCGATTCTAGTTGTGAAACCCCACAATCAGATTCACATCGAAGAGATGTCATTTGCTAATGACCATTAGGAGATTGTGACGATTGATTGTTATATACGTTGGATCATCACCCCCATCAAAACTGATGTTTGTGGATGTCGATCGAATGGTGTTGATCCTCTCATTTTATAAATCTCGTGGtcaagtttttctcaacaccgggAGTATTGATGCAGGAGCAATTCCTTGGACCGGGCTAAACCCGTTGGGAGACCCATATGAAGACGAACCGGGTTCAATTAGGTCTTaaggttcagtaggatatttcatttatttatttagtagAGTTTTTTATTAGTTGAGTAAATCATGTTAGTTTTAATAAGCTATTTAGTGATAAAGtctatttaggattttatttcagttatgacttatgagttcCATTAGAGTTAAGGttagtttcagttttagagtttaATTAGGAATCTTTAATTGTTTTCTTTAAATACCAGTGTAAAAAGGGCGTACCAAGTGTACAAGACTCccaccattgcggggtctggggagggtcataatgtaagcagccttacccctactttcatagagaggctgtttccagactcgaacccgtgaccacttggtcacaatggagcaacctttacagctgcaccaaggcccgccctctttAAATACCAGTATAATCAAACAACCAGATTGGACAGAATTAAATTGTTTGGTTGAAACCTCTTGTGGTTTTAATGCTCGTGTGAGCCCTCTATTCTTccttctcccctctctctctcttaatttctCTGTTTTGATTCTCTCacatctcttcttttctcttcttctattctgATCCTTCTTCCTTACCCTCGTCTGTCCATTATTCAAGAGTGATTCAAGTACTAGAATCCCCTCTCCCAACAAACCCCTTGTGGCAACATAGCATCTTTGAGAGTGAATCTGCCCTGTAACCATCGCCTGGTAACAGTTGCAGACTTCGATTTGAGTTCCTGTCCGTCAGTCTGGGCTATGGAAGATGTGTAACCTTAAATCATCTTCGGTATCAAGCTCTCCTTAAACCGTAGAACCAGATGAAGAACTTCAATGAAGTTTTATTCCTTCTGGTTTTTCTTCGGGAATTGCTGGTTTGTCCAGAGGTTGGAGACGATGTGTCCCTCTCACCCTCTTTTAGATAGTACCCTTTTTGTAGGTTTTAATTAATAGCCCTTATCTCATATTCCCGAAACTacctccacctccctctctTCTCATTATTTGTCCATCTATATGACTTTACCTCTTATTTGTTGTTTTAAAATAATTATCCCTCTCTTCCATTAATTCTGTTTTGTCCTCTACCTTATATTTGCTTCCAAGTTTGTCcccaattaataaataataatccCCTCTGTGTCCCTCCTTCTTTCCTTACCTAACAATCCCTTAGAAACTTCTAGTTgttacaaaattgccatttcCCTTCTATAGCTTAGATTTTGTTCGAtcgggtgggcccataagcgatcAAAGTAGGGTTTTCAAACCCTGAATCCGCATCACTATTCTACTGTTTCCCTCAGAAACATTCAATACTACATACCATATAAATGCCAGAAGATTTCCTGATGTGAAGAATTGTACCGGTCACCCACGATTATTATATAAAAGAGAATCTGAACCAACCCACTGGCTTATCTAAGGATTAATCTCAGCGCTACCATGTATTCAGATTTGCAATCTAGTTTCACCATTATCAGAACATGGCCTGCTAATATATGGTTAATTCAAAAGGAGAACCAATCaacaaataatgaaaaataaatagaaaaagtgTCATACCATGTAGCTGAGGGCAGCTTAAGACCCAAAAGCATAGTTAAGTATAAACTAAAAAGCACAGTAGATTTTTTTCAAGCCAAATGTTGCACTAAAGCTCACTGTCCTATCAGATACCATCAGAATATAACTACTGATGCTGCTAGATTCAAGACAAGAGACATTAGGGAGAAACAGAAAGATGACATGTGATTACATATGGAGCCAAGATTTCCAAAACTTTTAGGAAGTAGGATTAGCATGTCATGTTCACCTTGCAAGGCATCTAATGCAGTCGCTGCCTGGGCTGGAGTTGCAAAATCAACAAAGCAGAGGACAAGCGGTTCTCCTCCAGGCTGAAAAAATAGAAGTATGAGAACCAACATGCCACAGGCTGCAGAATATGATAACAAAGTGAAAAAATAAACTTACATGTCTAGATTCCTTGCTGACAAGTCTTACTTCTCTAAATCCTACAAAAGGACGAAAAATATCTGCATATCCCAGTAAAGGAACAATAACAGAATTCAAAACAAGAGGAAGAAAGTGCAAAACTAGGAGACACATAATGTTGCTAATAGAAGGATACGGGAAACTTCCCTGCGTGTACAGTTCGCAGGCAAGCCTTCCACAAAAAGAGTGTTCGAAGCATCTGGGGGGAGAGGCATCTCAGGTCTTCCACCACTAAACCCCATGTTCCGGATTTTTCCAGCCATGACTGGGTCCATGCCCCCAACAGTCATCATGCGTGGATCATCAACAGGATGACTGGTCAGTCCCCCACTCATTGGTCTCCCAGATTCTCCACCACCATAAGATGACATttgctggaattttttttcacCAGACTGTTATATCATTAGATCCAAAATGACAATTCAGAAGCATAAAATGTCTAATATTTTAGGGCATTATATACCGCTTGGCGCAGGTAACGATCATAGGATGCTTCAATGGATTCAGTATCTCTTGCAACACGGGGTGCACCTCTTTCGTCATCACGAGGAAAATAACTGGGAAATTCACGACTGCCAGAGACATCTGCAAGTTCCGCGGATGCCATTCAGAAAATACcagaaaaaaattaagaaaataatatgCATGGACATAGGGATagagatagatttttttttatttttttttccctgggggagtgttgggggggggggggagtgaggggggaggaagagaaggagagggagcATCAATAGACATGCATCTACGAACATGTGAACTATAATGCAGAAGATATAAAAATGCCCTAACACTAGGTAGtgatacaaataaaaattacatcacCAAAGCTATGCCTTTTTCTTATTCTTGCAGGAAAGGTACAAGATGGGaaagaaaatttattcaaaCTAAAACAGTAAAACTTC is drawn from Telopea speciosissima isolate NSW1024214 ecotype Mountain lineage chromosome 1, Tspe_v1, whole genome shotgun sequence and contains these coding sequences:
- the LOC122662849 gene encoding protein MATERNALLY EXPRESSED GENE 5-like; its protein translation is MADGYWRYGDAKQTYMPSLAGKRSRSDYDVSGSREFPSYFPRDDERGAPRVARDTESIEASYDRYLRQAQMSSYGGGESGRPMSGGLTSHPVDDPRMMTVGGMDPVMAGKIRNMGFSGGRPEMPLPPDASNTLFVEGLPANCTRREVSHIFRPFVGFREVRLVSKESRHPGGEPLVLCFVDFATPAQAATALDALQGYKFDEHDRNSPDLRLQFARYPGPRSGGGPRGRR